Genomic DNA from Comamonas antarctica:
GCGCGCGGCTTTCCTGAGCATAGGACGTTCATCCTTCGACGGGCTCAGGACGAACGGAGGGAGTAGGTCGCTAGCCTTCAAAGCGTTCGTGGCGACCAAACCGTCCGTGTGATCAAACCGTTCGTGGTGAGCCCGTCGAACCATGAACGGCCCGCACGCATGATTCGAGCCCCGGACGAACTTGGGGGCCTGGTTTTGCCGCCGGGCCGGCCTGGGCGGCCCCCCCCCCAAGGCAAAACGCGATTGGGGGGCTCTGCCCCCCCAGGAGAGCCACACGCAGTGGGCGAACGTGGGGGCTTGTTTTGCCGCCGGGCCGGCCTGGGCGGCCCCCCCCAAGGCAAAACGCGATTGGGGGGCTCTGCCCCCCAGGAGAGCCACACGCAGTGGGCGAACGTGGGGGTTTATTTCCTCGCCTGCCGATACAAGCCCTCGACTTTCGGCACATTCCTCTGCAGTTCGCGAATCCGGTCCGGGCCGCTCGGGTGGGTGGAGAGAAAAGCCAGGCCGTTGCCGCCACCGCCGCCCGTGGCCTGGCCCATCTTCTGCCACAGCGTGACCGCGGCCTGCGGGTCGTAGCCGGCGCGCGCCGCCATTTCCAGGCCCACCAGGTCGGCATCGCTTTCATCGGCGCGGCTGAAGCGCAGGCTCAGCAGCTGCGAGCCGAGCTTGGCCGCGGCGTTGCCCAGGTCGCCCAGGCCCAGCAGTTGCGCGCCCAGCGACAAGCCGATGTTGGTGGCCTGGTTCTTGGCCAGTTGCTCGCGCGAATGTTCGCGCAGCGCGTGCGCCATCTCGTGGCCCATGATCATGGCCGCCTCGTCATCGGTCAGCGCCAGCTTGTCGAGAATGCCGGTGTAGAACGCGATCTTGCCGCCGGGCATGCAGAACGCGTTGATTTCCTTGCTGCCGATCAGATTCACTTCCCAGCGCCAGGAACGCGCGCGCTCGTTCCATTGCGTGGCCTGCGGCACCAGCCGGCCCGCAATGGTGTGCAGGCGGCGCAGCTGCGGGTTGGTCGAGGGCGCAAGCGCGCCCTGGGCCTTGGCCTGGGCCAGCAGCTGCTGGTATTGCTGCGTGGCCGCCTCCTCGAGCGTCTCGGCGGGCACCAGCTGGCGCAGGCGCGAGCCGCC
This window encodes:
- a CDS encoding M48 family metallopeptidase, with amino-acid sequence MQHLDHSTLSSAASCWHCSCAAASPWQARRAFLRLGGAAALATAGGAALAQVDVGGGSRLRQLVPAETLEEAATQQYQQLLAQAKAQGALAPSTNPQLRRLHTIAGRLVPQATQWNERARSWRWEVNLIGSKEINAFCMPGGKIAFYTGILDKLALTDDEAAMIMGHEMAHALREHSREQLAKNQATNIGLSLGAQLLGLGDLGNAAAKLGSQLLSLRFSRADESDADLVGLEMAARAGYDPQAAVTLWQKMGQATGGGGGNGLAFLSTHPSGPDRIRELQRNVPKVEGLYRQARK